A stretch of the Polaribacter pacificus genome encodes the following:
- a CDS encoding HU family DNA-binding protein: MTKADIVSKISDKSGIEKTDVLATVEAFMNEVKDALENGDNVYLRGFGSFIIKTRAEKTGRNISKNTTIKIPAHNIPAFKPAKTFTEGVKNNVLVK, translated from the coding sequence ATGACGAAAGCAGATATCGTATCAAAAATTTCGGATAAATCTGGAATAGAAAAGACAGATGTTTTGGCGACAGTTGAAGCATTTATGAATGAGGTTAAAGATGCATTGGAAAATGGAGATAATGTATACCTAAGAGGTTTTGGTAGTTTTATTATCAAAACAAGAGCAGAAAAAACAGGTAGAAATATTTCTAAAAACACAACGATCAAGATTCCTGCTCACAACATTCCTGCTTTTAAACCAGCAAAAACTTTTACTGAAGGAGTAAAAAATAACGTATTAGTAAAATAA
- the mutY gene encoding A/G-specific adenine glycosylase, producing the protein MTFSNKLIFWYLQNDRDLPWRKTRNPYFIWLSEIMLQQTRVQQGLSYYLVFTKEFPTVFDLANASESKVLKLWQGLGYYSRARNLHATAQYIASDLNGIFPDNYTDLKKLKGVGDYTASAIASICYEHPEAVVDGNVYRVLARHFGRQTAINSSLGIKEFKALAQELIDPKQPGTFNQAIMDFGALHCKPQNPLCTSCPLQNSCVAFTTNTVKELPVKEKKTKVKQRYFNYLVLLTKENKTVFTERKGKGIWQGLYEFPLVETTNSVEESELVYAAEFKKYIKEEAKIVLFNKEDTVHKLSHQHLHTKFWLVKLDEHKDAEISWDTLQKYPVPVLIANFLEELDTLNGYF; encoded by the coding sequence ATGACTTTTTCTAATAAATTAATATTCTGGTATTTACAAAACGATCGAGATTTACCTTGGCGAAAAACACGAAATCCATATTTTATTTGGCTTTCTGAAATCATGTTACAGCAAACTAGAGTTCAACAAGGCTTGTCATACTATTTGGTTTTTACCAAAGAATTTCCAACTGTTTTCGATTTGGCAAATGCATCCGAGTCAAAGGTACTCAAATTATGGCAAGGATTGGGATATTATTCAAGAGCAAGAAATTTACATGCAACCGCCCAATACATTGCTTCTGATTTAAATGGCATTTTTCCAGATAACTATACAGATTTAAAAAAACTAAAAGGAGTTGGTGATTATACAGCTTCTGCAATTGCCTCCATTTGTTACGAACATCCAGAGGCAGTAGTTGATGGTAATGTATACAGAGTTTTAGCGCGACATTTTGGAAGGCAAACGGCCATAAACTCGAGCTTGGGGATTAAAGAATTTAAAGCGCTAGCGCAAGAGTTAATAGACCCTAAACAACCAGGAACGTTTAACCAGGCAATTATGGATTTTGGAGCCTTACACTGCAAGCCACAAAACCCTTTGTGCACTAGTTGTCCGCTCCAAAACAGCTGTGTAGCTTTTACAACCAATACGGTAAAAGAGTTACCAGTTAAAGAAAAAAAGACCAAAGTTAAGCAGCGTTATTTTAATTATTTGGTGCTGCTTACCAAAGAAAATAAGACCGTATTTACAGAAAGAAAAGGCAAGGGAATTTGGCAAGGACTCTATGAGTTTCCACTTGTAGAAACTACGAATTCTGTAGAAGAATCAGAGCTGGTTTATGCTGCTGAATTTAAAAAATACATTAAAGAAGAAGCAAAAATTGTGTTGTTTAACAAAGAAGATACTGTACACAAACTTTCACACCAACATTTGCATACCAAATTTTGGCTGGTAAAATTAGATGAGCATAAGGATGCAGAAATCTCATGGGATACACTTCAAAAGTATCCTGTACCTGTATTGATTGCTAATTTTTTAGAAGAGTTGGATACTTTAAATGGATATTTTTAG
- a CDS encoding single-stranded DNA-binding protein: MAGTLNKVMLIGHLGDEVKMHYFEGGNSIGRFPIATNESFTNKQTGEKVTNTEWHNVVVRNKLAEICEKYLSKGDKVYCEGRIKTRQWEQDGQKKYTTEIHVVDMTFLSTKKETTKPESQNQQQPNSSSNPSDSQENDDLPF, encoded by the coding sequence ATGGCTGGAACATTGAACAAAGTGATGCTTATAGGGCATTTAGGAGATGAAGTTAAGATGCACTATTTTGAAGGTGGAAATTCGATTGGTCGGTTTCCAATAGCGACCAATGAAAGTTTTACTAACAAACAAACTGGAGAAAAAGTAACCAACACAGAATGGCACAATGTGGTCGTTAGAAATAAGTTGGCCGAGATTTGTGAAAAATACCTTAGCAAAGGCGATAAAGTTTATTGTGAAGGCCGGATCAAAACAAGACAATGGGAGCAAGATGGCCAGAAAAAATACACCACAGAAATTCATGTTGTCGATATGACTTTTTTAAGCACTAAAAAAGAAACAACAAAACCAGAATCACAGAACCAACAGCAGCCGAATTCTTCTAGCAATCCATCCGATAGCCAAGAAAATGACGACCTGCCATTTTAG
- a CDS encoding gliding motility-associated protein GldE: MDPEPASIFLTIAFSIDWLLTFDSIGLVLLLICSALISGTEVAFFSLSQTVLDKHAEETKGESLVIRLLQRPKKLLATILITNNFINILIVLLFANLGGILFSEINYNLNLYFFEVSVRFLIEVVLVTFLILLFGEVLPKVYATRNSLKFALLMSKPIKALNVVLSPLSLPLIRLTKIVENRLGDRSHDFSVEKLSQALELTSDNGSSKDEQKILKGIVSFGNTETVQIMKPRIDIFAISDEEPYEEVLAKILKNGYSRNPVYKNSIDNITGVLYAKDLLAHLDKTKLKWQDLQRDPFFVPENKKLDDLLSEFQDKKNHLAIVVDEYGGTSGIVTLEDVIEEIVGDINDEFDDEDLSYSKLDENNYVFEGKTTIKDFCKVMHVKDESVFEEEKGESETLAGFILEVYGRFPKKGEKISFLNFLFTIEVLDRKRIKQVKVTRTPTKV; this comes from the coding sequence TTGGACCCAGAACCCGCGAGTATATTTTTAACGATTGCATTTAGCATTGATTGGTTGCTAACTTTTGACAGTATCGGATTGGTACTTTTATTAATTTGTTCTGCTTTAATTTCGGGGACCGAAGTTGCTTTTTTCTCTCTTTCACAAACTGTTTTAGACAAGCATGCCGAAGAAACAAAAGGCGAGAGTCTTGTTATTCGATTGTTGCAAAGACCTAAGAAACTATTAGCAACCATTTTAATTACAAATAACTTTATTAATATCTTAATTGTTTTGTTATTTGCAAATCTTGGAGGAATTCTCTTCTCTGAGATTAATTACAATCTAAACCTCTATTTCTTTGAGGTTTCAGTTCGCTTTTTAATAGAAGTTGTTCTGGTTACCTTTTTAATTCTTTTGTTTGGAGAGGTCTTGCCAAAGGTCTATGCCACCAGAAACTCCTTGAAGTTTGCGCTACTAATGTCAAAACCAATTAAGGCACTTAATGTTGTTTTAAGTCCTTTAAGCTTGCCTCTAATAAGGCTTACAAAGATTGTAGAAAACAGATTGGGAGATCGAAGTCATGATTTTTCTGTAGAGAAATTATCACAGGCACTAGAGCTTACCTCAGACAATGGTTCTAGTAAAGATGAGCAAAAAATATTAAAAGGAATTGTCTCTTTTGGAAATACAGAAACGGTGCAAATAATGAAGCCTCGGATTGATATTTTTGCCATTTCTGATGAAGAACCCTATGAAGAAGTCTTGGCTAAAATTTTAAAAAATGGGTATTCAAGAAACCCAGTATACAAGAATTCTATTGATAATATTACAGGGGTTTTGTACGCCAAAGATTTGTTAGCTCATTTAGATAAAACAAAACTTAAATGGCAAGACCTGCAAAGAGATCCATTTTTTGTCCCTGAAAACAAAAAATTAGATGATTTGCTCAGCGAGTTTCAAGACAAGAAAAATCACTTAGCAATTGTTGTTGATGAGTATGGTGGTACTAGTGGAATTGTTACCTTAGAAGATGTTATAGAGGAGATTGTTGGGGATATTAACGATGAGTTTGATGATGAAGATCTATCGTACTCTAAATTGGATGAAAACAATTATGTTTTTGAAGGGAAAACCACCATCAAAGATTTTTGTAAGGTGATGCATGTTAAGGATGAATCTGTTTTTGAAGAAGAAAAAGGAGAGTCAGAAACCTTGGCTGGTTTTATCTTAGAAGTTTACGGAAGGTTCCCTAAAAAGGGAGAGAAAATTAGCTTTCTTAACTTTTTATTTACCATAGAGGTTCTAGATAGAAAACGCATCAAGCAGGTAAAAGTCACTCGAACACCTACTAAAGTTTAG
- a CDS encoding COX15/CtaA family protein, producing MKKRFPLFVKIALISVYVIFLAGSVVRMTGSGMGCPDWPKCFGYYIPPTSEDQITWKPDAAYNKGMIIIKDKALFVAQKRLTSGANFNLNNWEKYTKHNYASFNKYHTWTEYINRLTSVLAGFAFVFLLISAWAYRKENKEIVALSFLAFFLMLVQAWLGKTVVDSNLKPTIITIHMVGGLVIIGILLRLMYISATTLSSKPKKAHPYHSLFNKLLIISVVFSLIQIALGTQVRQFIDEQVKLFGFENKNYSLLNPNFKFYFHRSFTIAIIAVNLGLFYINQVKNLGYSLVNWILGLLFLETLTGILMYYASFPLGTQATHLLAGAVLFGLQCYLWLQSRKAKEIGA from the coding sequence TTGAAAAAACGCTTCCCTTTATTTGTTAAGATTGCTCTTATATCAGTCTATGTTATTTTTTTAGCAGGCTCTGTTGTTCGTATGACTGGCTCTGGGATGGGCTGCCCTGATTGGCCAAAGTGTTTTGGCTATTATATTCCACCCACCTCTGAAGATCAGATTACCTGGAAACCAGATGCAGCATACAACAAAGGCATGATTATCATTAAGGATAAGGCACTTTTTGTCGCTCAAAAAAGATTGACTTCTGGTGCCAATTTTAATTTAAATAACTGGGAAAAATACACCAAACACAATTACGCAAGCTTTAACAAATATCACACCTGGACAGAATACATTAACCGATTAACTTCTGTACTTGCTGGGTTTGCTTTTGTTTTTTTACTTATTAGCGCTTGGGCTTACAGAAAAGAAAACAAAGAAATAGTCGCGCTTTCTTTCTTGGCCTTTTTCTTAATGCTCGTGCAAGCATGGCTAGGAAAAACAGTCGTAGATTCGAATCTAAAACCTACCATTATTACCATACACATGGTCGGTGGATTAGTAATTATTGGAATCTTACTGCGTTTGATGTATATCTCCGCAACAACGTTGAGTTCAAAACCTAAAAAAGCACATCCTTACCATTCTTTATTTAATAAATTACTTATTATCTCTGTCGTTTTCTCTTTGATACAGATTGCGTTGGGAACTCAGGTACGTCAATTTATAGATGAGCAGGTTAAATTATTTGGTTTTGAGAATAAAAATTACAGCCTGTTAAATCCAAACTTTAAGTTTTACTTTCACCGATCATTTACCATCGCCATAATAGCAGTAAATCTTGGATTGTTTTATATCAATCAGGTTAAAAATCTAGGCTACTCTTTAGTTAATTGGATTCTAGGCTTACTCTTCTTAGAAACTTTAACTGGGATCTTAATGTATTATGCTTCCTTCCCTTTAGGAACACAAGCAACTCATTTACTAGCAGGAGCTGTTTTATTTGGATTGCAATGTTATTTGTGGCTACAAAGCAGAAAGGCAAAAGAGATTGGCGCCTAA
- a CDS encoding heavy-metal-associated domain-containing protein: MKIHKLVFAVLLATSTLISCKSETQNTNEVLVQKEPNPKKIALAISGMTCEIGCAKTIQSKLSKMAGITNAKVIFTDSLGLVEYDANQISAKEIETFVNGIAGGDLYTVKEVKEVLEETPGK, translated from the coding sequence ATGAAAATTCACAAACTAGTTTTTGCTGTTTTACTTGCAACTAGCACACTTATTTCTTGTAAATCAGAAACACAAAATACCAACGAAGTCCTTGTTCAAAAAGAACCTAATCCAAAAAAAATAGCTTTAGCTATTTCTGGAATGACCTGTGAAATTGGCTGCGCAAAAACCATCCAATCAAAACTTTCAAAAATGGCGGGAATTACCAATGCTAAAGTAATCTTTACAGACAGTTTAGGTCTTGTAGAATATGATGCAAACCAAATATCTGCCAAAGAAATTGAAACCTTTGTCAATGGAATCGCTGGTGGTGATTTGTACACTGTAAAAGAGGTTAAAGAAGTTCTAGAAGAAACTCCGGGTAAATAA
- a CDS encoding DMT family transporter, with amino-acid sequence MKVAYQKWLYLSILALVWGSSFILMKKALISLSPIQLGALRIVIAALFLFLIGFKSLKKIQKKHWKYILATALFGTFFPVFLFAYAVKGIDSSIVSILNSLTPFNTLLFGAWVFGFHFKKGQLIGVFIGLIGTVLLILNGADLHPNQNYASAFLIVIASVGYAFNVNIVKKYLSDLSALSIVVGNFLILFIPALIVLASTGFFTDFELKTPQLHSLGYITILAIFGTGIAKVIYNKMVHLANPLFASSVTYLIPIVAVMWGMLDGEQLSLTQLLAGGIILFGVYLSNTAK; translated from the coding sequence ATGAAAGTAGCCTATCAAAAATGGTTATATTTAAGTATCCTAGCATTGGTGTGGGGTAGCTCTTTTATTTTGATGAAAAAAGCGCTTATAAGCCTAAGTCCAATTCAGTTAGGTGCTTTGCGAATCGTAATAGCAGCACTTTTTTTATTTCTTATCGGATTTAAGAGTCTAAAGAAGATTCAAAAAAAACATTGGAAGTACATTCTTGCCACTGCGCTATTTGGTACTTTTTTTCCTGTTTTTTTATTCGCTTATGCGGTTAAAGGTATTGATAGTTCTATCGTTTCAATACTTAATTCACTAACGCCATTTAATACATTGCTCTTTGGTGCTTGGGTCTTTGGATTCCATTTTAAAAAGGGGCAATTAATTGGAGTGTTTATCGGATTGATAGGAACTGTTCTTCTAATTTTAAACGGCGCTGATTTGCATCCAAACCAAAATTATGCTTCTGCTTTTTTAATTGTAATCGCCTCTGTGGGCTATGCTTTTAATGTAAACATTGTTAAGAAGTATTTGAGTGATTTAAGTGCATTAAGCATTGTGGTTGGAAATTTTTTAATCTTATTTATACCAGCGTTAATCGTACTTGCTTCTACAGGGTTTTTTACAGACTTTGAATTGAAAACTCCTCAGTTACACTCGTTAGGGTATATTACCATATTGGCGATTTTTGGTACCGGTATCGCAAAGGTGATATACAATAAAATGGTGCACTTAGCCAATCCTCTTTTTGCTTCTTCTGTTACCTATCTTATTCCAATAGTCGCTGTGATGTGGGGCATGTTAGATGGTGAGCAATTAAGTTTGACTCAGCTCTTAGCAGGAGGTATTATATTGTTTGGGGTGTATTTGAGCAATACCGCTAAGTAA
- the rplU gene encoding 50S ribosomal protein L21 encodes MYAIVEIAGQQFKVAKDQKVYVHRLQGEEGSKVTFDNVLLVADNGTVTIGAPAIEGAAVTAKILGHLKGDKVIVFKKKRRKGYKKKNGHRQYLSEIQIESIASTGAKKTAKKEAAPKKAAPKAEVKESATVDYSSMTVAELKAAAKEQGISGYTSLKKAELIEALTK; translated from the coding sequence ATGTACGCAATCGTAGAGATAGCAGGGCAGCAGTTTAAAGTAGCAAAAGACCAAAAGGTATACGTTCATCGTTTACAAGGAGAAGAAGGATCAAAAGTAACTTTTGATAATGTTCTTTTAGTAGCAGATAATGGAACGGTAACTATTGGCGCCCCAGCTATAGAAGGAGCCGCAGTAACGGCTAAGATTTTAGGTCACCTTAAAGGTGATAAAGTAATCGTTTTTAAGAAAAAACGTAGAAAAGGTTACAAAAAGAAAAACGGACATCGTCAGTATTTGAGCGAGATTCAAATTGAATCTATCGCTTCAACTGGTGCTAAAAAAACAGCAAAAAAAGAAGCAGCTCCTAAAAAAGCAGCTCCTAAAGCTGAGGTAAAAGAATCAGCTACTGTTGATTATAGCTCAATGACTGTTGCAGAATTAAAAGCTGCCGCTAAAGAACAAGGTATCTCTGGATATACTTCTTTAAAGAAAGCAGAATTAATTGAAGCGTTAACTAAATAA
- the rpmA gene encoding 50S ribosomal protein L27, which produces MAHKKGVGSSKNGRESESKRLGVKIFGGQAAIAGNIIVRQRGTTHNPGENVYMGKDHTLHAKVDGVVQFQKKRDNKSYVSVDPFEV; this is translated from the coding sequence ATGGCACATAAAAAAGGAGTAGGTAGTTCGAAGAATGGTAGAGAATCAGAATCGAAACGACTAGGAGTTAAAATTTTTGGAGGACAAGCTGCAATTGCAGGAAATATCATTGTTCGTCAAAGAGGAACCACGCACAACCCAGGAGAGAATGTATATATGGGGAAAGACCATACTTTACATGCTAAAGTTGATGGAGTTGTACAATTTCAAAAGAAAAGAGATAATAAATCATATGTTTCTGTAGACCCATTTGAGGTTTAG
- a CDS encoding sensor histidine kinase, producing the protein MKFTLRLFLLFFYSYTTAQVVLPKISELPETKIKIEKFIIESQLDSASYYLRQLEEDDYDKEIYTELIEGNQISYKDFYSFVSRLGNRRSLYYDKVSDFINRFLIPPTDTKKINLDYVEIKWTQITKLRDDVSLEKASKEQEKALQYVSKFDPSDKDVQRTLIKMNTHPIVMYLIQKDIKKGKELTLQSLETARQLGDIQLEIGFLYHLSDFLLLERNLDEYIKISEESLLLEEKLPRVSSYYHSTVEHLIDAYIFKGGHNERVVSLIHILNDDFETTMYTSILYAKLITKLEKNSPLKNEILQKFEAKDIPTLVGKLDILGKNLNSNDLFRLYTECSNVLEVYGFYPQAIAYKDKAIELNRKIYSEELSNSLANFKTEQAVAVKEKEIDFEKEKTKLYGVIAGLAGLFLLISLYVIIKMRKQSKELSEKNRIIKKALKEKEFLIKEVHHRVKNNFQVVSSLLELQSKGIEDKKALELANEGKNRVKSMALIHQKLYQNNTGLVDFDEYIRLLVKELSSLNTDGKEVQTNIESKHMFFDVDTAIPLGLIINEIITNSYKYAFSKDRSNTLDISIQKDGDDDYTLTVSDNGPGIDSAVETRKSKSLGLRLISRLVKQLQGTLEQTNSGGAKFTIHFKDIRIRHAVD; encoded by the coding sequence ATGAAATTTACATTAAGGCTCTTTCTCTTGTTTTTTTATAGTTATACAACTGCTCAAGTAGTATTGCCAAAAATATCAGAGTTACCAGAGACTAAAATTAAGATTGAAAAATTTATCATTGAGAGTCAACTTGATTCTGCTTCTTATTATTTAAGACAACTAGAAGAAGACGATTATGATAAAGAGATCTACACAGAGTTAATTGAAGGGAATCAAATATCATATAAAGATTTTTACAGTTTTGTTTCTAGGCTAGGAAATAGACGTTCTTTATATTATGACAAGGTTTCTGATTTTATAAATCGCTTTTTAATACCACCTACAGACACAAAAAAAATTAATCTTGATTATGTTGAGATTAAATGGACTCAAATTACCAAGCTAAGAGACGATGTTAGTTTGGAGAAAGCATCTAAAGAACAAGAGAAGGCATTGCAGTACGTGTCTAAATTTGATCCATCCGATAAAGATGTTCAAAGAACACTTATAAAAATGAACACACATCCTATCGTGATGTATTTGATTCAAAAAGATATAAAAAAAGGAAAAGAACTTACCTTACAGAGTTTAGAAACGGCTAGACAACTAGGAGATATACAGTTAGAAATTGGATTTTTATACCATTTATCAGATTTTTTACTTTTAGAAAGAAATCTAGATGAGTATATAAAAATCAGTGAAGAAAGTCTTCTTTTAGAAGAGAAATTACCAAGAGTAAGCTCATACTACCACAGTACTGTTGAGCATTTAATAGATGCATATATTTTTAAAGGAGGTCATAATGAAAGAGTAGTTTCGTTGATTCATATTTTAAATGATGATTTTGAAACAACAATGTACACTTCAATTTTATATGCAAAATTAATTACCAAACTCGAAAAGAACTCTCCATTAAAAAATGAAATTTTACAAAAATTTGAGGCAAAAGACATTCCGACTTTAGTTGGTAAATTAGATATTTTAGGCAAAAATTTAAATTCAAACGATTTGTTTAGATTGTATACTGAATGTTCTAATGTATTGGAAGTGTATGGTTTTTATCCACAGGCTATTGCATATAAAGACAAAGCTATTGAGCTGAACAGAAAAATTTACTCTGAAGAACTGTCCAATTCTTTGGCAAACTTTAAAACAGAACAAGCTGTTGCCGTTAAAGAAAAAGAAATTGACTTTGAGAAAGAAAAAACAAAGCTGTATGGTGTGATTGCAGGTTTAGCAGGTTTATTTTTACTGATAAGTTTGTATGTTATTATTAAAATGAGAAAGCAATCTAAAGAATTGTCAGAAAAAAACAGAATTATAAAAAAGGCCTTAAAAGAAAAAGAGTTTTTAATTAAAGAGGTACATCATCGCGTTAAAAATAACTTCCAAGTAGTATCGAGTTTATTAGAACTGCAAAGCAAAGGTATCGAAGATAAAAAAGCCTTAGAGCTTGCTAATGAAGGGAAAAACAGAGTCAAATCAATGGCTTTGATTCATCAAAAATTATATCAAAACAACACCGGGTTGGTCGATTTTGATGAGTACATTCGCCTTTTGGTAAAAGAGCTTTCCTCTTTAAATACAGATGGGAAAGAAGTGCAAACCAACATTGAATCTAAGCATATGTTTTTTGATGTTGATACTGCCATACCACTTGGGCTTATCATCAATGAAATTATCACCAACAGCTATAAGTATGCCTTTTCTAAAGACAGGAGCAACACCCTAGACATCTCTATACAAAAGGATGGTGATGATGACTATACCTTAACGGTATCAGACAATGGGCCAGGAATTGATAGTGCTGTTGAAACAAGAAAATCAAAAAGCCTCGGTTTGCGTTTAATTTCTAGGTTGGTAAAGCAGCTTCAAGGAACTCTTGAGCAGACCAATTCTGGTGGCGCAAAATTTACCATTCATTTTAAAGATATTAGAATTAGACATGCAGTAGATTAA
- a CDS encoding LytR/AlgR family response regulator transcription factor — MEKVKILVVEDEIIIADNICDTLEDLGYECLEPAINYTEAIAIIESTVPDIAILDVQLAGAKTGIDLAKTIKEKYNFPFIFLTSNADAATVNLAKEVMPPAYLIKPFSKDDLYTSIEIALHNFSKKIGDIKDNNLVIKDSLFVKDKGFYKKVKFEDILYVESSHVYVEIFLANNQKLLVRTSLNEILNNLNDNFIRVHRGYIINTNHLSQISSTVVMVADKNIPIGKKYREDILTKINLV, encoded by the coding sequence ATGGAAAAAGTTAAAATTTTAGTAGTAGAAGACGAAATCATTATTGCAGATAACATCTGTGATACACTAGAAGATTTAGGATATGAGTGTTTAGAGCCTGCAATTAATTATACTGAGGCTATCGCTATTATTGAGTCTACTGTACCTGATATTGCAATTTTAGATGTTCAACTTGCAGGTGCTAAGACAGGTATAGACCTTGCAAAAACAATCAAAGAGAAATACAATTTTCCCTTTATCTTTTTAACGTCTAATGCCGATGCTGCAACTGTAAATTTAGCCAAAGAAGTGATGCCTCCTGCTTATTTGATTAAGCCATTTAGCAAAGATGATTTGTATACCTCAATTGAGATTGCACTTCATAATTTCTCTAAAAAAATAGGGGATATTAAAGACAATAATTTGGTCATTAAAGATTCTCTTTTTGTAAAGGATAAAGGCTTTTATAAAAAAGTGAAGTTTGAAGATATTTTATATGTAGAAAGTTCTCATGTTTATGTAGAAATCTTCCTGGCGAATAATCAGAAATTATTGGTTAGAACAAGTTTAAATGAGATACTAAATAACTTAAATGATAATTTTATAAGAGTTCATCGGGGTTATATAATTAATACAAATCACCTAAGTCAAATTAGTAGTACTGTGGTGATGGTTGCTGATAAGAATATCCCGATTGGGAAGAAGTATCGAGAGGATATTTTAACAAAAATAAACCTAGTTTAA